The DNA region GGCCGGCTTATACCAATGCAACCTGCCGCTTCATTGAGTCTCCTCAAAACTGCATGACAAATGGAAGGCCTGACACTGGTTATCTCTACTGGAGATGGAAACCATATGGTTGTGACATACCACCCTTTGAAGGCAAAAAGTTTTTAGATGGTATGCGGGGCAAGCATTGGGCACTAATTGGTGATTCAATCCTTCGCAATCATGTCCAATCATTGCTTTGCCTTCTTTCTAAGGTATTTTGAGTTGTCATCATGCGATTGATTTGTCATATCATACATCTTCCGTCTGTCACCATGTAACAATGTAGTAATCATGTCACAATAAATTGCCTACTGCTGTCTAGTTTTAGTGCACATCTAGCTTTTGGTTGTAATCCTACCTTATTCATGCGAAAATCTTATGTTCCAAACGGGGCCTAAACCTTGTTGATTCCGTTAATATGTTGTGTTCTGTTCTTTATTGTAAATTGATCATTCGTTTTTGTAGTCAACTCGTAAAATTTGTCTACTGATCTGGAAGTTGACTTATTTTATTAAACATATGCCTACTGATTGCGTCTAATAATGTTCTTTTGTTCTCTCTAGACTAGAATATAGTATTGGCACATCATAACCATCCTGTGGAATGCTTTAGTTGATCTTTAGCATGAGATGTGACAATACTGTAAACAGAGTCCATTGACATTACCTTTATATAAGCTGTATACACATGCATCTAAGTTGAAAACTCTGATGTATATCTGTCAGGTTCATTGTATAACATTTTCTCTTGTCATCCTGTAGTGTGTTTGTAATACTACCTCGCTTACTTCGGTGATACATTTTCTTTAATCACACTTAGTGTGAAACAGAAATTATGTGTCATGCTTCCTTGATAAGaagcttccttttttttcatctctgtTTCTACTAATTATAAAAAAGTGAGAGGAGAGTGAGAGACACAGCAGCCGAATGATGCCTTTGTTGTAAATAAGATGAGTAGTCAGTTTTTAATGTGTGTTAGTAAGGAAGAGATTGTTGTGACATATCAACATACGAAGCTCCTTTAAGGTGTTCAATCTCCCTTTTTGCATTCCCCACTGCAACTTCAGTCAGAATAATAGCCATGCAAATTGTGCATCTACCACCTTTTGACTAGACACTTCACTTGTCTTCGCATGACTATTTGTACTTTAGAGACATCCTAGGATATCTGTAGCCAGGGAGGTAACAAATATCATTCACTTTATGCTAGGGAACAAATGAGATGTTTGTCATTCTTATTGATGATATCTCAATGAACTCCAGGTGTGCCCTTTTAACACCAAATAGCAACTCTGGGGTCTAAAGTTTATTCTGCCCTGTTTCCTCATGCAGATTATTTAGCGCATGTTTCTGTGTTGATGATATCACTTGTACCTACATGAGTTTCTCCAAGTAAGATTTTAGTAAAAAACTTTGGTAGGTAATAGTTTTATTACCTGATTCAGGTTGAAGATCCCACTGAGGTCTACCATGACAAGGCCTTCAGATCCAGAAGATGGCACTTTCCTTCACACAACTTCACTGTCTCTCTTATCTGGGCGCCGTTCCTGATAAAAGCTGAAATAtttgaggatgaaaatggtGTTTCAACTTCTGAGCTCCAACTGCACCTTGACATTCTGGACACAAATTGGACGAGGCAATGGGAGAGCTTTGATTATGTCGTGATATCGACAGGGCAATGGTTCTTCAAAACTGCAGTCTACTGGGAGAATGAAACTGTGATCGGCTGCCACTCCTGCCAGAACAAAAACCTGACAGAAATAACATATGAATACTCCTTTCGCAAGTCGCTCAGGGAGGCCTTCCAGTTCATCGCATCCACGGCTCACAAGCCAGTAGTCTTCTACAGAACGTGGGCGCCTTCACATTTCGAGAACGGCGAGTGGTTCAGCGGTGGGACCTGCAACCGGAAAGTGCCATTCAAGCCAGGGGAGGCCGGTGATAGAGAACTGGACAGTAAGATGTGGAGGATTGAGAAAGAGGAGTTTGACAAGGTAGTGGAGAACGAAGGGCCTAACAACCCCGGCCGTCTGAAACTGCTTGACACATTTGAGCTCTCACTGTTAAGGCCCGATGGACACTCGGGGCCTTACAGAACATACCACCCTTATGAGAAGGGGAGGACAGCCAAAGTCCAGAATGACTGCCTGCACTGGTGCTTGCCCGGGCCTATCGACGCGTGGAATGACATGATCATGCAGATGCTGGCGAAGGTCTGAAACCTCCTCAGGTGGTTGGTACCCTAACCGTGTCACCTGATTTGACACCGGTGTTGGTTCAAGCCTGATTGTTACATATGTAAAATTTCTGGGCGACATGGCATGACCTCTGCTGGCACTAATATGAGATTTGAGATGTCCAGCAACTTAGGTAGCTTCGGACTTCTTTTGCAGCTGCGGTTGCAGCAATCTACCAGAACAGAGGGTTTTTTGGTGGAGTGTATTTAGCTGTTGGGATGTGTTGTAAAAGAAGGATTCATATGCTACAGCAGAGGTAATCTGTGAAAGCATGAGAAAGTGCTCCAGTTTACTTCTTATTATATCTTCTTAATCTGCAAAATTATAGTCTTTTTTATACCGTGATAATAGGGGTGGTTGGATTAGATACTatctcatatattttttaaaaaaagttagatATGGATACTGTCGGATACAGATACGGATATGGATGTTCTCTATCACAAATATAGATTGATACGAATTGAATATATGATAAGTCGGTTGCAGATAATATTGATAATGAATATCTCTTTGGATATTAAGTAAAAACAATCATATATATCGCATGTCATTTCATGTCTAAAATTTAACTACGTTAGCAATTCAACAAGTAAATTAGCTATATATTTCCATAGAAAAAAGATTTTATATTCGAAGAAAGTTGGAGAAATTGCAAGTGCCCAGTATAACTAGTTGAAGCCTCTATTAATTATTTAGACATATTAACAACTTAAAATGAAAAAAGTCTaaactaaaaagttgtaaatcttaccaatagctacaatttttatataagaatcatcttcatctaactttatataaaaaattacatgCTCCAAACTACTCAAATAGTAGTCAGATAATCTTCTTTATATCCGACGGATACATGTCTTACTGTGTCCGAATCCATACTGTGTCCGAATCCGATACGACTACCCAACTCTAATATTTAAAAAACTCCCAAATATCTGATTTTTTGGCTCCAAAATATTATCCGAACCCCTTCAACCGATCGGTTGGAAAATATCAACTCATTTCCACCCTACATGATAGACAAACCGGAAAAGATGTACCGGTCATATGGCATTTTATGTCAAAAGCATACAATGGTGAACTGAATATATAAACAGTAATATTTGTTTGGAGTTTAGGTGACGTGTACTACAGCTAGAGGTATATAggatgtcacacccagttttaagatCAAACTGAATGTAAACTATATTTATATCAGTATTAAGTTACATATACGTAGTGATGTCATAAGTGAGTAGCAGACACAAtattcattattacaatatattttattacatcaataacctaagggtctaaaagaagatTACAAAACAGTGAAAATTAAACTTAGCACGATACCCAACTCCATAGGAAGTCGACTGAAAAGCCGCctgcctagaactcagctccatcttcTGAGAAGCCTTCGTAGTCTTCAGCTTCTGAGCAACAACAATATTATGGAGAAgaaagcaagcgtgagtatataGAATACTCATCAAGTGTGAAAAAATTGTGATATGGGGTCAAAAGTCAAGATACACTTAACTTAAAAAGTTTATTGGCATAAATactattttatttgtaaaacAGTTATAAAGGCAAACTACTTCTATGTGAATGATTTCTCTAAGACAAGAGCCAAGCTTTCCACCACCTTGCTCCACAAccgaggttccaaccacctctagtaaAGCTAACTGGAGTCACATTTtccaccactgtgatccaccaATTCCAACCCAAGACTAACCCGaaaaccacccgactaatcatgtaaagagtccatgccgctcatgaccgtgagcacggctgatatatcagttttcactctgcagaggtcgtacactttaccTACAAAATGTGTCCTCCTTTTAGCCCGtgtcgatcaaacacttacacacttccgaggtgtgcggccaggattccactgcaaagcctttgcaacgcctctctcagcacgtgttgacccactgaggtttcaccgtcgtacataagtggagtacaccctcTACCCCAAAAGCCCGCTCTTGCGCCTTACGCTTtcaggaagtacacccttccatctCCATACCATTAAATGATCTTCACGATGCTGAGAGAAAAGCGAATTACTGAGCTAGGCCCGTCCCATAccagacttgtggttgtactaatTTTATaggtggtcgctccacgaactggtcttTAGCATGGTCTAGGCAAGACTGCCATCAACCCAACAACAGGGTAATAATCAATTATTCGAAAGCCAATAATTctgcctggaacacatccacaggcCAACCAACATGCCAACTTGCCCAGCCCCTACTATCTTAGGCTAAGCactttttccaaaattcatcaATATTATCATAATTCAACTATGCTACCCATGAGTAAGCATAACTAAGCACACTCTATCCAACATGAAAACCAATCTACGGTCACAAGGAAGATTGAggaaaaaactagtaaaccatAACACTGAAATATCATGTTGACGAgaatgcaatttgtaaaacaaaactttataaaagtagacacaaaatgttcaaggacacttgccttctccaatGAGTTGCTCGAAATCTCCGAAGTCTTGATCCTGGATGTTCTCGAACGCTTCCGGAACAAACTCCTCTATAAGCAAGCAAATAAGCACCACTAAGAACAGACACTAAGCAACgcaaacacataaaatgaaCACTAGAATCAGCTAGGCCACAAATTTAGTAGGATTTGGGCGCAAGAACCACCCAAATCAGAGCAACGAAGCGAAAACTACGGCCAAACGAAATTCTAAGCTactaaaaatgacaaaaaaaactattttatggaattaaacctaatttttaaaaagcctaaaacatttatttaaattttttttagaattattttatggcatagaaatgattaaaacaattttatgaaatttatttgcatttttcttgaaataactaatttttatatgcataaaaacaaatttaaagCATTTATTCTATCAAAGAATTCATTTCTAAacattatcataattaatatatattttctaaagtattttctaaaagaaaatcATTTATTCTATCCTTAacactatttttcaaaattaaaacaGATTTGAAAACCTATAAAAAACAATTATATAAagcattttctattttctggaatttttctaAGAAATAAAAACTTTTTTCGGAATATTCGAATTATCGCGAATCAATTTTCTAAAGGAAAATCGAGTTTATTGCGCAATTGCTAACGTCATCGCTGACCGGGCTGCTGACATGGCTGAAAAGCACTGACTAGACTAGCCACGTCGGACACAGGCGCACACGTGGTTGCTAACTAGGCTAGGTTGACTCGGCGGGAGACTCATTAAATCATACACGCACGATTTCAATCGGACGACCAAAATCATCCACGCGAAGGGGTACGCTATTTCTAATCTACGTCGCACAATGACGATCCAATGGCAGAGGGGGAGCCTACCTCTTCTCCGGCGATTTGACGACGATAGAGATGGCACGGGGTGACGGAGGACGGTCGGAGACGGCAGAGATGATGCTGCAGTGGTTGGACGACgtcgacgagcggcggaagagGAAGCAGAGGTTGTGGTGACTCTGTTTGATGGTTTATCGGGCGTCGGGGAAGATGATGCTGCAGTGGTTCGACGACGGCAGGGCTTTAATGACGAGCTTCGATGGCCTATGGAGCTGCGTGCGATGGTCGGAGCTTGACGGCGAATGGTCAAGGATGACGAAGTACGGACGGAGAACACCGGTGGAGGCTCGGACGGCGTCGGGAGGCACTGAGCAActtggcgacggcggcggggtgTAGAAAAGGTCCAGCGACGGCGCTAGAGCTCACAGTTTCAGGAAACTCGATGAGGTTTGCGGAATTGGGCGCGGTGGAGTGCGAAGATGCTCGGCTGAGGGGTCAATTGAGGTTTTATAGAGGAGGAAGGATGAATTGAATCGATCGGCGGAGTCTTGACGCGGCGGCGAAAAACATGGCTCGGTTTCCTTTTCTCCCATCGATTTCCTTGGCCACAATGATCTTGCCTTGATGGAGGGTCGACGGTTTCCTTTTGGCAGGGTTACTCAGCAATGATTCGCCTTGATTACACGCGGGCTCGACGGAATTGAAACGGGTGGGTGGCAGAGGAGGAAAGAGCGGCGAAAGAGGATGGAGCTGACGGTTGGGTCCCACACAacggagagagacagagagagggagagattaaGGAGGTGAGGGGAAGATCAGGCgtgacaaacctacccccttaggatgaatcttaTCCTCGAGATTTGAAATGATCTCCAAACAGTTGGGGAAATTCTaccttcagatcttcttctctttacCATGTGGTTTCGGCTTCAGAATGGTGACTCCACTGTACCTTGCACATGCGAATCACTTTTCTTCTGGTAACCCTCTTGGCTGTTTTGAGAATCCTTATTGGGTGCTCTGGATATGTGAGATCTTCTCGAACATCCAATTCTCCATTGGCAACTGTTCTTCGGGCACTCgtaggcatttcttcaattaaGAGATATGAAAGACATTATGCACATCAGAAAGTTGATATGGTAACTCCAGTTGACATGAcacttctcctcttctatccAACACCTTGAACGGTCCGATATATCTGGGTGCCAGCTTTCCCTTGACTTTGAACCTTCAAAGTCCtctgataggtgagactttGAAATACACGAGATCTCCAATTTCAGAAGTCAATTCTCTTCGTCTGTTATCAGCGTAGCTCTTTTGCATTGACTGTGCAATCCTTAGATTATCTCGGATCATTCGGACTTGCTTTTCTGCATTCTGCAGTACTTCTGGTCCAAATACTTGACTTTCTCCGGTTTCATTCCAATATAACGGAGTACTGCACTTTCTACCGTATAgggcttcaaatggagacatcttgagactagcttgataactgttgttgtaagaAAATTCTGCATATGGAAGACTCTTATCCTAACTGCGTCTATATTTTAGAGCATATAacctcaacatatcttctaaaaTCTGGTTTGTCCTTTCTGTTTGGCCATCGGTTTGAGGATAGTATGCTGAGCTGAAGTTTAACTTTGTATCCATGAACTCATGAAGTTTCTGCCAAAATTGTgaagtgaattgagtgcctcgatcTGACACAATCTTCTTGAGTAGGCCATGAAGACAAGCAATCCATGACATATACAGTTCTACAAGCTATGCACTTGTATACgtggtcttgactgggataaagCGAGCAACCTTTGTCAAACGATCTACTActacccatattgaatcatagccaGACTGGGTGCGAGGTAACCCAatgatgaaatccataccaatctcttcccatttccattcgGGAACCTTCAAGGGTTGAAGTAATCCAGTAGATCTGTGATGTTCTGCTTTTACTCTTTGACAGGTGTCACAAAGAGCTACATATTCTGCGACATCACGCTTCATGCCATACCACCAATAGCGTGCTTTCaaatcttggtacatcttggtactgcatggatggatggagtAGGTTGATCGTGGGCCTCTTTCAGAATTATATCCTTAAGCTCTTTTTGGTCCGGTACGCAAATGTGTTTTCCAAACCATATGATACCTGGATCATCCTCGGAAAATCCAGGGGCCTTGCCTTCCTTTATATTCTGCTTAATTTCTTTGATTTTCTCATCTTCCAGTTGTCCTTTACAGATATCTTCATTGAAGGTAGGCTCGATTTTCATGACCACAGGTCCTTTATTCATGACAATTCCCAAGTTGAGTTGCTGGACTTCTTTGTACAGAGCTGGTTGAGATTCTTGTACCATGATAGTGTTGCAATACACCTTCCGACTCAAGGCATCTATGACTACGTTGGCTTTACTAGGATGGTAGTGGATTCCTACATCGTAGTTCTTGATCAATTCTAGCCATCCGTGTTGCCTTAGATTTAGGTCTGACTGGGTGAAGATGTATtttaggctcttgtgatccgtatagatttCACACCGATTACCGACaagataatgcctccaaatcttcaaagcatgaaCGACTGCGGTTAGCTCTAAatcatgagttggatagttCTTCTCATAATTCCTTAATTGCCTTGATGCGTAAGCCACAGCTtttccttcttgcataagaacgcatccaagaccttgtcgagaagcatcacaatagatatCAAAGTTCTTACGAACATTTGGTAAAATAAGCACTGGGGCAGTGGTCAATTTGttcttcaactcttgaaaacTGGCTTGAGAAGCTTCGGACCATTGAAACTTCTTGTCCTTCTGTAACAACTCCGTGAGTGGATTGGCTAACTTGGAAAAACCTTGTATGAATCAACAATAATACCCagctaatccaagaaaactccagatCTCTAAGACAGATTGAGGtggcttccaattcaaaacatctCTAACTTTCCTTGGATCTACAGCTACTCCTCCTGTTGAGATGACATGGCCAAGGAAAGAGACTTGCTCCAACCAGAATTCACATTTACTGAACTTAGCATATAACTGGTTATCTCTAAGCTTCTGTAGTATGAGCCTTAAGTGTTCTTCGTGTTCCTGTTCATCCTTTGAGAAGATaaggatatcatcgatgaaaactaccacaaacttatccagaTACTTCATAAACACTTTGTTCATGAGCTAAATGAAGTACGCCAGGGCATGGTTAACCCAAAAGATATAACcgtaaactcataaagaccatatCGGGTACTGAAAGCTGTCTTGGGTATATCCGACTCTCGGATCTTCAGTTGGTGAAAACCTGAACGAAGATCGATTTTGGAGAAGACACATGCTCCTtttaactgatcaaacagatcttcaatccTGGTTagcgggtacttgttcttgatgattACCTCATTGAGAGCTCTATAGTCCACGCACATCCTTTAgctaccatctttcttctcgatgaagagaactggggctccccatgGTGACGAACTCGGGCGCACAAAACCCTTATCCTCTAATTCTTGGATTTGTTTCTTAAGTTCCACTAGTTCATTTGCAGGCATCCTATATGGCCGTTTAGATATCAGGGCTGTTCCCAGTACAAGCTCAATTATAAACTCAATATCtcggtctggtggcatacctggcaagtCATCAGGGAAGACATCCGGGTACTCGCACACCACATTGATTGCTTCCATAGGAACACCCTTCAAACTATTGAGTGCACATTACCCAACTGATGGAATAGTTGCCACGAACTCGATACATACCATTAAACtttgctaaccaatccattccgaGAATGACATTTATACCATTAGATTCCAAAACTATAAGGTTGGCTGGAAAGCCAACCCCCCTTATTTTCAGACGTATCTTGGgacatatatactttgccctcattTCTTCACCCGGAGAGCTAATAAGCATTGGTTGATTCATGGATGTAATGGGCAAATTGTATTTCGCAATATAAAGTGTAGTGATGAAACAATgcgatgctccagaatcaaataatattgaggctgggtttgagttgacaagaAACATACCAAGCACAACATCCTAAACGTCTTGGGCTTCTTCAGCTGTGATGTGGTTGACTTTTCCGCGCACATAGTTCTATTATGCACGATTGCCTTGGGCTGGAGCTTGGTTTCCATTACGTCCCTGGTTCTGAGTTTGACCTTGCTTCACACCATTGTTGTTGTACTGTCATTGGGTGACAGCTGGGCGTTTCTTTGGACATTTATTGGCATAATGCTCTTCTTCACCACAGTTGAAACATGCCTTTCCAGTGATGGGAGCTTGGTTGCCATTCTTCTGCTGAGGTGCTGGTGGTGGCATTTGATGAGTGGCTTGGATGCTCGGACGCGGGGTTTGCATCTGAGGTCTACTTTGGTTCTGCTGACGGAAGATTGGTCCTTGCTGAGACAGGTTGTAGCGGGGACGAGAGTGACTGCTTGAACCCTGACCTTGGGAGGACATCTTCCTCTTGTGCTCCATCTGGCGGCATTTGTTTTCCATCACTAATGCTTTGTTCACCATAGCTTGAAAACTGGCAAAGTCCTCaggaagcaatgcatattgaATCCCATCATTCAGTCCCTCCAAGAAGTGCACATGCTTCTTTTCATCCATGTCCATATCTGCTGGTGCATACCTTGACAGC from Phragmites australis chromosome 8, lpPhrAust1.1, whole genome shotgun sequence includes:
- the LOC133926833 gene encoding protein trichome birefringence-like 24 — translated: MGTEWPAAPQRKVVGGGVALKLLLFVLLACLALRLLVGPAAYLLPLTAAPEGAALVVAGPGRERTGGGGTPPTDDIIVAVTSSGPLTAPDKKQDAQEETDDAVITVTSSIPCTTPSPKEDSPKERCDLFHGEWVPHTSGPAYTNATCRFIESPQNCMTNGRPDTGYLYWRWKPYGCDIPPFEGKKFLDGMRGKHWALIGDSILRNHVQSLLCLLSKVEDPTEVYHDKAFRSRRWHFPSHNFTVSLIWAPFLIKAEIFEDENGVSTSELQLHLDILDTNWTRQWESFDYVVISTGQWFFKTAVYWENETVIGCHSCQNKNLTEITYEYSFRKSLREAFQFIASTAHKPVVFYRTWAPSHFENGEWFSGGTCNRKVPFKPGEAGDRELDSKMWRIEKEEFDKVVENEGPNNPGRLKLLDTFELSLLRPDGHSGPYRTYHPYEKGRTAKVQNDCLHWCLPGPIDAWNDMIMQMLAKV